In Leptospira barantonii, the DNA window CGGGAAAAGACCCAAAAAATGAGTCAGATTTAGTTAAGTTCTTTTGTTGTTCTGGCGGAGAATCGAAGGTTCACAATTTATTTCCAAACGTTTTTAAATTGTACTCCCGCACCTTTCAAAAAAACATAGCAGGAACCGATGCATAAATATCTGAGAATTTTTTACGTTATACTTTTTTTAATTCCGTTCCTAAGCTTTCATTCCGTTTTTTCCAAAGACAAGACGCAAAACAAAGCCAAGGACGTAAAACTGGCATCCACACTTCCGCTTGATTCCAAAAAGGAAAAAGAAGTTAAGGAAAAACCGAAAAAGGATCCTAAAAAAGAAACTCCTGCGCAGTTTGAAATCATCAAAAAGAAAGAAGCCCTGTTTTCTTTTTCGATTCAGACCAGAAAATTTTCACAGGGAGAACTTCTTTTTCTCAAATTGATTCCCGAAAAAACTACTCTTTCCAAATTGGATAGAATCAAAATTCTTTGGGAAAAAAAAGAAGTCCCTTATACGATGAAAGATTCGGTATTTTACGCTTGGATTCCCGTCTCTCCCGAGTTTGATAAGAAAAGTGGAATATTAGAAATTCAAGATAAAAACCTATTCCGTAAAAACGATTATAAGGAATACGAAATTCCCATTCACAAAACCGCTTTCTCTGTCACAAAAGTTTCCACGTTGACCATGGATAAAAAATACACATCCGAGGAGCTTCCTCAAGAAACTCTCGATTTTATCGCGGATTGTTCCAAGGCCAAGGCGGAAGCGTTTCATTCGAAGACGGACTTACAAATCTCTTCCGATTTTGTATACCCGATTCAAGAAGTTCATTTTACGAGTCCTTTTTACAAAAGAAGAATCTACAACAAAACGAAAGGGAAACCGCACGGCGGTGTGGATTTCAAAGGCGGGGTCGGAACTCCGATCTACGCAATCAACGACGGAACCGTAATCCTCTCCAGAGCGATGTACTACGAAGGAAATTTTACGGTTATCGATCACGGCTTGGAAGTTTATTCACTCTATATGCACCAATCGGAATTGAACGTAAAAGTAGGCGATAAGGTAAAAAAGGGAGATCCGATCGGCAAAGTAGGTTCTACGGGAATGTCGACCGGACCACATCTTCATTTGGGTTTACGCGTTCAAGGAACTATGGTAAACCCTCTCTCCGTAATTTCTCAGAAATTGTTCGATTAGAAAAAC includes these proteins:
- a CDS encoding M23 family metallopeptidase: MHKYLRIFYVILFLIPFLSFHSVFSKDKTQNKAKDVKLASTLPLDSKKEKEVKEKPKKDPKKETPAQFEIIKKKEALFSFSIQTRKFSQGELLFLKLIPEKTTLSKLDRIKILWEKKEVPYTMKDSVFYAWIPVSPEFDKKSGILEIQDKNLFRKNDYKEYEIPIHKTAFSVTKVSTLTMDKKYTSEELPQETLDFIADCSKAKAEAFHSKTDLQISSDFVYPIQEVHFTSPFYKRRIYNKTKGKPHGGVDFKGGVGTPIYAINDGTVILSRAMYYEGNFTVIDHGLEVYSLYMHQSELNVKVGDKVKKGDPIGKVGSTGMSTGPHLHLGLRVQGTMVNPLSVISQKLFD